The Siphonobacter curvatus genome includes a window with the following:
- a CDS encoding peroxiredoxin family protein, translating into MKKNAISLLKGTALTLSVLSGFTSQAQQTLFPKEGVWRGVFTINEQKVPFNFEVKGHEAEDATFSLINGTRRDHFHVKQTAPDSLFIKMNTYDAALVAKVHPDGHLTGEYRSLVPSLRGNSLPFTAEYGKTYRFVEPGKDIAPTANLSGKWEIKLISKEPVANQVALLEQKGNKLTGVIMTVVGDSRELEGTVQGNEFVLSGFTGPNPVLIKGKINEDKTLSAEIDRGLYVTQKLEWTKNKKAELPDPYALTQLKEGQNKLDFEFPDLNGKTVKLSDPKYKGKVVIVEIIGTWCPNCTDQTAFLSPWFKANKHRGVEAIAVGFEQKDDLNYAKYTLGKLKEKYGIEYDILFGGLADKKLASEKFAALNKMMAFPTTIIIGRDGTVKQIHTGYTGEITGKYYKSYVKKWNKDLDKYIAEEAPATRDVAAR; encoded by the coding sequence ATGAAAAAGAATGCCATTTCTTTGCTGAAAGGGACTGCCCTTACCTTGTCCGTACTCAGTGGTTTCACTTCGCAGGCTCAACAAACGCTTTTCCCCAAAGAAGGAGTTTGGCGGGGAGTATTTACCATCAACGAACAGAAAGTACCTTTTAATTTCGAAGTAAAAGGGCACGAAGCGGAAGATGCGACCTTCTCGCTCATCAACGGTACCCGCCGGGATCACTTCCACGTCAAGCAAACGGCTCCCGATTCATTGTTCATCAAAATGAATACCTACGATGCTGCTCTGGTGGCCAAGGTACATCCCGACGGACACCTGACGGGCGAATATCGTAGTCTGGTACCGAGTTTGCGGGGAAATTCACTACCCTTCACGGCCGAATACGGAAAAACCTATCGCTTCGTAGAACCAGGCAAAGACATTGCTCCAACGGCCAATCTTTCCGGCAAATGGGAGATTAAACTCATTAGTAAAGAGCCCGTAGCTAATCAGGTAGCACTACTTGAGCAGAAAGGAAACAAACTCACGGGCGTAATCATGACCGTGGTGGGCGATTCTCGAGAACTGGAAGGGACCGTTCAGGGCAATGAATTTGTCCTTTCCGGATTCACGGGCCCGAATCCAGTATTGATCAAAGGAAAAATCAATGAAGACAAAACCCTGTCGGCTGAAATCGACCGGGGATTGTACGTGACCCAAAAGCTGGAGTGGACGAAAAACAAAAAAGCCGAGTTGCCTGATCCCTATGCCCTTACGCAACTCAAAGAAGGACAAAACAAGCTTGATTTCGAGTTTCCGGACCTGAACGGGAAAACCGTTAAACTGAGCGATCCTAAATACAAAGGCAAGGTCGTAATTGTCGAAATCATCGGTACTTGGTGCCCCAACTGCACCGACCAGACGGCCTTCTTATCACCCTGGTTCAAGGCGAACAAACACCGCGGCGTTGAAGCCATTGCTGTAGGTTTTGAACAGAAAGACGACCTCAATTACGCCAAATATACCCTAGGCAAACTCAAGGAAAAGTATGGCATTGAGTATGACATCCTTTTCGGGGGTCTGGCGGACAAGAAACTAGCCTCGGAAAAATTTGCGGCCCTCAATAAAATGATGGCCTTCCCGACGACCATCATCATCGGAAGGGATGGTACCGTTAAACAAATTCATACGGGTTACACGGGCGAAATCACCGGAAAATACTACAAAAGCTACGTCAAAAAGTGGAATAAGGACCTCGACAAATACATTGCCGAAGAAGCTCCCGCTACCCGTGACGTAGCGGCCCGCTAA